Proteins from a genomic interval of Tenacibaculum sp. SZ-18:
- a CDS encoding 1-acyl-sn-glycerol-3-phosphate acyltransferase: MIHRLSKFIFHNILGWKLVGNFPKDLKKYIVIGAPHTSWKDFPIAILARTVTKIEINYIGKAALFKPPFGFIFRKLGGTPVDRSKSTNLVDAIVSIFNEKEQFRLALSPEGTRQYTDKWKTGFYYIAKGANVPIVMFGFDFKNKQIIVADPYYLTDDMEKDFDHFLNFYRDIIPAKPELFNNKNLL; the protein is encoded by the coding sequence ATGATACATCGCTTATCTAAATTTATCTTCCATAATATTCTTGGTTGGAAGTTAGTTGGTAATTTTCCGAAAGATCTCAAAAAGTACATTGTAATTGGTGCTCCACATACGAGTTGGAAGGATTTTCCTATTGCTATTTTAGCAAGAACGGTTACAAAAATAGAGATCAATTATATTGGAAAGGCAGCTTTGTTTAAACCGCCTTTTGGTTTCATTTTTAGGAAACTTGGAGGAACACCAGTAGACAGAAGTAAGAGTACAAACTTGGTTGATGCTATTGTAAGCATTTTCAATGAAAAGGAGCAGTTTCGTTTAGCCTTGTCTCCTGAAGGAACTAGACAATACACGGATAAATGGAAAACGGGATTCTATTATATTGCTAAAGGAGCGAATGTACCAATTGTTATGTTTGGTTTTGACTTTAAAAACAAACAAATTATAGTTGCAGATCCATACTATTTAACTGATGATATGGAGAAAGATTTCGATCATTTTTTAAATTTTTATAGAGATATTATACCGGCTAAACCTGAGTTGTTTAATAATAAAAACCTACTTTAA
- the rmuC gene encoding DNA recombination protein RmuC — MSDQLLYILLTGLLSITLGFLVGYIIQKNKASVLEKNNSSLSERNNLLQESKKESENAINELKDELKFIQTEKESLIKVNTEQDVKLKNLNAKLEDNKKEIEGLQEKFTKEFENLANKILDEKSNKFTAQNKENIKNILDPLEKKIKDFEEKVDKTHKESIDYHSALRQQILGLKELNAQMSKETLNLTKALKGDSKTQGNWGELVLERVLEKSGLEKDREYFVQQSFTNDDGKRILPDVVIHLPDNKKMIVDSKVSLTAYEQLVNSEDDSKKERLLKEHTNSLKRHVDQLSEKKYEDIYKIESPDFVLLFVPIEPAFAVALNEDNTLYNKAFEKNIVIVTPTTLLATLRTIDTMWNNEKQQRNALEIARQAGALYDKFEGLLKDLINIGKKIDATKNDYSLAMNKLVEGRGNLITSVEKLKKMGAKAKKALPESIIERASDDS, encoded by the coding sequence ATGTCAGATCAACTGCTATACATTTTACTTACTGGTTTACTGAGTATTACCTTAGGATTTCTTGTCGGTTATATTATTCAAAAAAACAAAGCAAGCGTTTTAGAAAAGAACAATTCAAGCTTATCAGAAAGAAATAACTTATTACAAGAAAGTAAAAAGGAAAGTGAAAATGCAATTAACGAGCTTAAAGATGAACTAAAGTTTATTCAAACTGAAAAAGAAAGCTTAATTAAGGTTAATACGGAACAGGATGTAAAGTTGAAAAATCTTAACGCTAAGCTTGAGGATAATAAAAAGGAAATTGAAGGTCTTCAAGAGAAGTTTACTAAAGAATTTGAAAACCTGGCGAATAAAATATTAGATGAGAAGTCGAACAAATTTACAGCTCAGAATAAAGAGAATATTAAAAACATTCTTGATCCTTTAGAAAAGAAAATTAAAGACTTCGAGGAAAAAGTAGATAAAACTCATAAAGAAAGTATTGATTACCATTCTGCATTACGTCAACAAATACTTGGTTTAAAAGAGTTAAATGCTCAAATGAGTAAGGAAACTTTAAATCTTACGAAAGCATTAAAAGGAGATAGTAAAACTCAAGGGAACTGGGGAGAATTAGTTTTAGAACGTGTTCTTGAAAAATCTGGCTTAGAAAAAGATCGTGAGTATTTTGTTCAGCAATCTTTTACTAATGATGATGGAAAACGAATTCTACCCGATGTTGTTATTCATTTACCAGACAACAAAAAAATGATTGTTGATAGTAAGGTATCTTTAACTGCTTATGAACAATTGGTGAACTCTGAAGACGATAGCAAAAAAGAACGTTTATTAAAAGAACACACAAATTCTTTAAAACGACACGTAGATCAGCTTTCTGAAAAGAAGTATGAAGATATTTATAAAATAGAATCACCAGATTTTGTATTGTTATTTGTTCCTATTGAACCTGCTTTTGCAGTGGCTTTAAATGAAGATAATACACTTTACAACAAAGCGTTCGAAAAGAATATTGTAATTGTTACACCTACTACTCTATTGGCTACTCTACGTACCATTGATACGATGTGGAACAACGAAAAGCAACAACGAAATGCTCTTGAAATTGCCAGACAAGCGGGAGCTCTTTACGATAAATTTGAAGGTCTCTTGAAAGATCTTATCAACATCGGTAAAAAGATTGATGCCACTAAGAATGATTATAGCTTAGCTATGAATAAATTAGTAGAAGGAAGAGGAAACTTAATTACTAGTGTAGAAAAGCTGAAGAAAATGGGTGCAAAAGCTAAAAAAGCGTTACCAGAAAGTATTATTGAAAGAGCTAGTGACGATTCATAA
- a CDS encoding aspartate aminotransferase family protein encodes MKEDFLKYQAQTTPHPLAIEISKAQGSYIYDKNNKAYLDFVAGVSANSVGHCNESVNKAITKQIQQYTHVMVYGEFIQKPQLELCKNIAKYLPESLTSVYLVNSGTEATEGALKLAKRFTRRSEIIAANNAYHGNTAGAMSVCGAEQQNRAFRPLVPGTKFLQFNSEEDIQKITNKTAGVILETIQGGAGFIEPKNDFLKKVKNRCEEVGALLILDEIQTGVGRTGTFWGFQNYNVIPDIFITGKGLGGGMPIGAFVSSQEIMSTLKDNPKLGHITTFGGHPVISAAANATIEEIFSKKLHKEALRKEQLLRAHLNHPRVKEIRGRGLMLALIMETPEIADHVVLKSLENGLILFWLLYEKRAVRITPPLTISDNELIKGCKILKNILNNISL; translated from the coding sequence GTGAAAGAAGACTTTTTAAAATACCAAGCACAAACAACTCCTCACCCACTAGCTATTGAAATTTCAAAAGCACAAGGAAGTTATATCTACGATAAAAATAATAAAGCGTATTTAGACTTTGTAGCTGGTGTTTCAGCCAATAGTGTTGGACATTGTAATGAAAGTGTAAATAAAGCTATAACAAAGCAAATTCAACAATATACACATGTCATGGTGTATGGTGAATTTATTCAAAAACCACAATTAGAACTTTGTAAAAATATTGCTAAATATTTACCTGAATCTTTAACATCAGTTTATTTAGTAAATTCAGGAACAGAAGCAACTGAAGGAGCTTTAAAGTTAGCTAAGCGATTTACCCGCAGGTCTGAAATCATAGCGGCGAATAATGCATATCATGGAAACACTGCTGGTGCCATGAGTGTTTGTGGTGCAGAACAACAAAACAGAGCTTTTCGACCATTAGTTCCAGGAACTAAATTTTTACAATTTAATTCTGAGGAAGACATTCAAAAAATCACCAATAAAACTGCTGGAGTTATTCTAGAAACTATTCAAGGAGGCGCTGGGTTTATCGAGCCAAAGAATGATTTCTTAAAAAAGGTAAAAAATAGATGCGAAGAGGTAGGAGCTTTATTAATTTTAGATGAAATTCAAACTGGTGTTGGAAGGACTGGAACTTTTTGGGGATTTCAAAATTATAATGTCATTCCCGATATTTTCATAACAGGAAAAGGTCTTGGTGGTGGAATGCCAATTGGGGCGTTTGTTTCATCTCAAGAAATTATGTCGACATTAAAAGATAATCCTAAATTAGGTCATATTACAACTTTTGGTGGTCATCCAGTAATTTCGGCAGCAGCTAATGCAACCATTGAAGAAATTTTTTCAAAAAAATTGCATAAGGAAGCACTCAGAAAGGAACAACTTTTACGAGCTCATCTCAACCATCCAAGAGTTAAAGAAATCAGAGGAAGAGGATTAATGCTAGCCTTGATTATGGAAACTCCGGAAATTGCCGATCATGTGGTTTTAAAGTCTTTGGAAAATGGATTAATTCTCTTTTGGTTATTATATGAAAAAAGAGCAGTTCGCATTACACCTCCTTTAACCATATCTGATAATGAATTAATTAAAGGATGTAAAATATTAAAAAATATTTTAAATAATATCAGTCTTTAA
- the gcvT gene encoding glycine cleavage system aminomethyltransferase GcvT: MKNTALTHVHEALGAKMVPFAGYNMPVQYEGVNAEHETVRNGVGVFDVSHMGEFFLKGENALALIQKITTNDASKLVPGKAQYTCMPNGDGGIVDDLIIYMISETEYMLVVNASNIEKDWSWISQHNDLNVEMENRSEDWSLLAIQGPKAAEAMQSLTSVDLSAIKFYTFEITDFAGIPNVVVSATGYTGSGGFEVYVKNEDVEQLWKNVFEAGADWGIKPIGLAARDTLRLEMGYCLYGNDIDDTTSPIEAGLSWITKFTKDFVNAEGLKKQKEEGVSRKLVAFEMTEKGIPRKDYEIVDTDGIVIGNVTSGTMSPSLGKGIGLGYVTIDNSKVDSEIKIQIRKKQVAAKVVKLPFYKG, from the coding sequence ATGAAAAACACTGCTTTAACGCACGTTCACGAAGCTTTAGGTGCTAAAATGGTTCCTTTTGCTGGATACAATATGCCTGTTCAATATGAAGGAGTAAATGCTGAGCATGAAACTGTAAGAAATGGAGTTGGTGTATTTGATGTAAGTCACATGGGGGAATTCTTCTTAAAAGGAGAAAATGCATTGGCTTTAATTCAAAAAATTACTACAAATGATGCTTCTAAATTAGTTCCAGGAAAAGCTCAATATACATGTATGCCAAACGGTGATGGAGGAATTGTAGATGATTTAATTATCTATATGATTTCTGAAACAGAATACATGTTAGTGGTAAATGCTTCTAATATTGAAAAAGATTGGAGTTGGATTTCACAACACAACGATTTAAACGTTGAAATGGAAAACCGTTCAGAAGATTGGTCATTATTAGCAATTCAAGGTCCAAAAGCCGCCGAAGCGATGCAATCATTAACTTCTGTAGACTTATCAGCAATCAAATTTTATACATTTGAGATTACAGACTTTGCTGGAATTCCTAATGTGGTAGTTTCTGCAACAGGATATACTGGATCTGGTGGATTTGAGGTATATGTAAAAAATGAAGATGTTGAACAACTTTGGAAAAATGTTTTTGAAGCTGGAGCTGACTGGGGAATTAAACCAATTGGTTTAGCTGCACGTGATACATTACGTTTAGAAATGGGATATTGTTTATATGGAAATGATATTGACGATACTACTTCTCCTATCGAAGCTGGTTTAAGTTGGATTACAAAATTCACTAAGGATTTTGTAAATGCAGAAGGTTTAAAGAAGCAAAAAGAAGAAGGTGTTTCTCGTAAATTAGTTGCGTTTGAAATGACTGAAAAAGGAATTCCTAGAAAAGATTACGAAATAGTGGATACTGATGGGATTGTTATTGGTAATGTTACTTCAGGAACAATGAGTCCAAGTTTAGGAAAAGGTATTGGTTTAGGATATGTTACTATTGATAATTCAAAAGTTGACTCTGAAATTAAAATTCAAATCCGTAAGAAGCAAGTAGCTGCTAAAGTAGTTAAGTTGCCTTTTTACAAAGGATAA
- a CDS encoding M1 family metallopeptidase, producing MKKSTLLLLFMVLVSSNIFAQKGLFQHTETFTHQDSLRGSITPERVWWDLTYYHLDISVNPNKRFIKGKNEIKYKVLTPSNILQVDLQEPMKITKVTQNEKELIVKSEGNAHFVELEEKQIKDKEYSIIVYYEGFPKVAKNAPWDGGFSWRKDRNGNHFVATSCQGLGASVWWPNKDHMYDEVESMDISVRVPSNLMNVSNGRLQKVDKHDDNTTTYHWGVKNPINNYGVNVNIGDYVHFGEKYNGEGGKLDLDYYVLRDNLEKAKEHFKDAPKMMKAFEHWFGKYPFYEDSFKLVEVPYLGMEHQSSVTYGNKYMKGYLGRDLSRTGWGLKFDFIIIHEAGHEWFANNITNKDIADMWIHESFTAYSENLFLDYYYGKDASADYVIGTRRSIVNDKPIIGQYDVNNEGSGDMYYKGANMLHIIRQLINNDEKWRSILRGLNKDFYHKTVSTADIEEYLIKKSKIDLSKIFDQYLRTVKIPVFEYKFKGNKLKYRWNNVVEGFNMPVTIIANNEEISLKPTENWKTKKIGSKEIKVDRNFYVKSIKL from the coding sequence ATGAAGAAATCAACTTTATTGTTGCTTTTTATGGTTTTAGTAAGTTCAAATATATTCGCGCAAAAGGGATTATTTCAACATACTGAAACATTTACCCATCAAGATTCACTTAGAGGAAGTATTACACCAGAAAGAGTTTGGTGGGATTTAACATATTATCATCTTGATATTTCAGTAAACCCTAATAAAAGATTTATCAAAGGAAAAAATGAGATTAAATATAAGGTTTTAACACCTTCTAATATTCTTCAGGTAGATTTACAAGAACCTATGAAGATTACAAAAGTTACTCAAAATGAAAAAGAACTTATTGTAAAGTCAGAAGGAAATGCACATTTTGTTGAGCTTGAGGAAAAGCAAATAAAAGATAAAGAATACTCCATTATTGTGTATTACGAAGGGTTCCCTAAAGTAGCTAAAAATGCTCCTTGGGATGGCGGTTTTTCATGGAGAAAGGATAGAAATGGAAATCATTTTGTGGCAACGTCTTGTCAAGGATTAGGAGCTAGTGTGTGGTGGCCAAATAAAGACCATATGTATGATGAAGTGGAAAGTATGGATATTAGTGTTCGAGTTCCAAGTAATTTGATGAATGTTTCAAATGGTAGATTACAGAAAGTTGATAAACATGATGATAATACAACCACATATCATTGGGGAGTTAAGAATCCAATTAATAATTACGGAGTAAATGTAAATATTGGAGATTATGTACATTTTGGTGAAAAATATAATGGAGAAGGAGGAAAGTTAGATCTAGATTATTATGTTTTAAGAGATAACCTTGAAAAGGCAAAAGAGCATTTTAAAGATGCTCCTAAAATGATGAAGGCTTTTGAACATTGGTTCGGTAAATATCCGTTTTATGAAGATAGTTTTAAGCTCGTTGAAGTTCCTTATTTAGGAATGGAACACCAAAGTTCTGTTACCTATGGAAATAAATATATGAAAGGATATTTGGGACGAGATTTATCTCGAACTGGTTGGGGACTAAAGTTTGATTTTATCATTATTCACGAAGCAGGTCATGAATGGTTTGCAAATAATATTACGAATAAAGATATAGCCGATATGTGGATTCATGAGAGTTTTACGGCATATTCGGAAAATTTGTTTTTAGATTATTATTACGGAAAAGACGCTTCAGCTGATTATGTTATCGGAACAAGAAGATCGATAGTTAATGATAAGCCAATAATAGGTCAGTATGATGTAAATAATGAGGGTTCTGGTGACATGTATTATAAAGGAGCTAATATGTTACACATAATTCGTCAATTAATAAATAATGATGAAAAGTGGCGAAGTATTTTAAGAGGCTTAAATAAAGACTTCTATCATAAAACAGTAAGTACAGCTGATATTGAGGAATATTTAATTAAAAAATCAAAAATCGATTTATCGAAGATATTTGATCAGTATTTAAGGACAGTCAAAATTCCAGTTTTTGAGTATAAATTCAAAGGGAATAAATTAAAATACCGTTGGAATAATGTAGTAGAAGGATTTAATATGCCTGTAACCATTATAGCTAATAATGAAGAAATTTCCTTGAAACCAACGGAGAATTGGAAAACAAAGAAAATAGGTTCTAAAGAAATTAAAGTTGATAGAAACTTTTACGTGAAATCTATAAAACTCTAA
- a CDS encoding OstA-like protein: MKNIFLFLSFCIGISLSSQTKKIKILSSELSTADEKKFPGATILIGNVKVAHEGATLDCKRALLYRKKNIFKAIGEVVIEQGDSIIQYSDFANYNANTKIAKSWGNVEVNDKEMKLSTDTLYFNRTEQILFYPTKGVIKDKINTLKSNKGTYFLKDKKFSAKTKVNVVNPDNILDSDHLDYYTSTKLAYIYGPSTVFNRKDSTKIYAEKGFFDTNTDISYFVKNAKLFSKDKTVEADSLYYDKKKGFASATNRIKVIDTIQKLVVKGNYAEIFELQDSLFIIKKPVAISIMEKDSLYMHGDTILVTGKPENRIIRTYHNVKIFKENLQGKCDSIHTNQTTGLTQMFVDPILWSGKSQITGDSIHFKTSKDTNALDSLKVLRNSFIIQKDSLDPKNFNQIKGRNIYGKFKDNDLRVMLVKGNAESLYYNRNDETQKLETITKEIASDIEFLLENNEVVQTKYFKETEGKTYPPSQFPEEDRKFRGFIWREDEQPKKMTDIFIKDSQEQVKERKKLLEVERAKAKLNKELRKKRAKKSKLDMEK, translated from the coding sequence TTGAAAAATATATTTCTTTTTTTATCATTCTGTATAGGAATTAGTCTTTCTTCACAAACAAAGAAAATAAAAATCCTTTCTTCTGAATTGTCTACTGCAGATGAAAAAAAATTCCCTGGAGCAACAATATTAATTGGTAATGTGAAAGTTGCACACGAAGGAGCTACCTTAGATTGTAAAAGAGCCTTATTATACAGAAAGAAAAATATTTTCAAAGCCATCGGAGAAGTTGTAATTGAACAAGGAGATAGTATCATTCAATATTCTGATTTTGCAAATTATAATGCAAATACTAAAATTGCTAAATCTTGGGGAAATGTAGAAGTGAATGATAAAGAAATGAAACTTTCCACCGATACCCTCTATTTTAATAGAACCGAACAAATTTTATTCTATCCTACAAAAGGAGTAATAAAAGATAAAATAAACACTCTAAAAAGTAATAAAGGAACTTATTTCTTAAAGGATAAAAAATTCTCTGCGAAGACAAAAGTAAATGTTGTAAACCCTGATAATATTTTAGATTCTGATCATTTGGATTATTACACATCTACCAAATTAGCCTACATATATGGACCTTCCACTGTATTTAACAGAAAGGATAGCACAAAAATATATGCAGAAAAAGGGTTCTTTGACACAAATACAGACATTTCATACTTCGTTAAAAATGCGAAACTGTTTTCAAAAGATAAAACAGTTGAAGCCGATAGTTTATACTACGATAAGAAAAAAGGATTTGCCTCAGCAACCAATAGAATAAAAGTAATTGATACTATTCAAAAACTTGTTGTAAAAGGTAATTACGCCGAAATTTTTGAATTACAAGATTCTCTTTTTATTATTAAAAAACCAGTTGCTATTTCCATCATGGAAAAAGATTCACTGTATATGCATGGAGACACAATTCTTGTTACTGGTAAACCTGAAAATAGAATCATTCGAACTTATCATAATGTAAAAATATTTAAAGAAAACTTACAAGGGAAATGCGATTCAATTCATACAAATCAAACCACTGGATTAACACAAATGTTTGTTGATCCAATTTTATGGTCAGGTAAAAGTCAAATTACCGGTGATAGTATTCATTTTAAAACAAGTAAAGACACTAACGCTCTGGATTCTCTGAAAGTTTTGAGAAATTCTTTTATCATCCAGAAAGACTCTTTAGATCCTAAGAATTTCAATCAAATAAAAGGTAGAAATATCTATGGAAAATTTAAAGATAATGACCTTAGGGTAATGCTGGTAAAAGGAAATGCAGAATCTCTTTACTATAATAGAAATGACGAAACTCAAAAGTTAGAAACTATAACTAAAGAAATTGCTAGTGATATTGAATTCCTTCTAGAAAATAATGAGGTAGTTCAAACGAAATATTTTAAGGAAACAGAAGGAAAAACTTATCCTCCTTCACAATTTCCTGAAGAAGACAGAAAGTTTAGAGGTTTCATCTGGAGAGAAGATGAACAACCGAAAAAAATGACTGATATTTTTATAAAAGATTCGCAAGAGCAAGTAAAAGAGCGTAAAAAGTTATTAGAAGTTGAAAGAGCGAAGGCAAAACTGAACAAGGAATTACGCAAGAAAAGAGCAAAGAAGTCCAAGTTAGATATGGAAAAATAG
- a CDS encoding AMP-dependent synthetase/ligase: MSIEITRLFDFPYYQLERFNLQKALTTKYNGSWESISTKEYIERANKISRGLLRLGVQPNDKIAIISTNNRTEWNICDIGILQTGAQNVPIYPTISKEDYEYVLNHSEATYCFVSDITIIEKLNQIKGNTKLKAVYTFDDIEGETSWNEVLELGKDSGNQDEVDARKDAVKPEDLATLIYTSGTTGKPKGVMLSHNNIVTNVLTSATRVPLDDGKGISLSFLPVCHIFERMILYLYQFCGISIYFAESIEKLSENAQEVKPNVMTAVPRLYEKIYDKIYAKGTELTGIKKKLFFWAIELGLKYKPYGANGWLYEKQLAIARKLIFSKWQAALGGNLKIMVSGSAALQPRLARVFAAAGMPVMEGYGLTETSPVISVNDLRNGGFKIGTVGRIIDGVEVKISEQDEVLVKGPNIMMGYYKDPEKTSQVIKDGYFHTGDKGKVENGFLSITGRIKEMFKTSGGKYVIPTLLEDKLKQSRFIEQVMVVGEGEKMPTALIQPSFDFIAEWARRNDIDFSDAKKLVSNEKVIARLQEEVDDCNCNFGKWEQIKRFELTPEEWTIDSGHLTPTMKMKRQIIKDIYTDLYEKMYDRA; encoded by the coding sequence ATGTCGATTGAAATTACTCGGCTTTTTGATTTTCCATACTATCAATTGGAAAGGTTTAATCTGCAAAAAGCACTAACTACAAAATACAACGGAAGTTGGGAATCTATTTCTACTAAAGAATACATCGAAAGAGCAAATAAAATCAGTAGAGGTTTATTAAGATTAGGTGTTCAACCAAATGATAAAATAGCCATCATTTCTACCAACAACCGCACAGAATGGAATATTTGTGACATTGGTATTTTACAAACAGGAGCTCAAAATGTTCCTATTTACCCAACTATCTCCAAAGAAGATTACGAATACGTATTAAATCATTCAGAAGCTACATATTGTTTTGTATCGGATATTACAATTATTGAAAAACTGAATCAGATTAAAGGAAATACAAAATTAAAGGCAGTTTATACTTTTGATGATATTGAAGGTGAAACAAGCTGGAATGAAGTGTTAGAACTTGGTAAAGATTCTGGCAACCAAGATGAGGTTGATGCACGAAAAGATGCTGTGAAACCAGAAGATTTAGCAACATTAATTTACACTTCAGGTACCACGGGAAAACCTAAAGGTGTTATGCTCTCTCATAACAACATCGTTACTAATGTGTTGACTAGTGCAACGCGCGTCCCTTTAGACGATGGGAAAGGAATTAGTTTAAGTTTCCTACCTGTATGTCACATTTTTGAGCGTATGATTTTATATTTATATCAATTCTGTGGAATTTCTATTTATTTTGCTGAATCTATCGAGAAGTTAAGTGAAAACGCACAAGAGGTTAAACCAAATGTGATGACCGCAGTTCCTAGACTTTATGAAAAAATATATGATAAAATTTATGCTAAAGGTACAGAGTTAACCGGTATAAAAAAGAAATTATTCTTTTGGGCCATTGAACTTGGATTAAAATATAAACCCTACGGAGCAAATGGTTGGTTGTATGAAAAACAATTGGCAATTGCTAGAAAATTAATCTTTTCTAAATGGCAAGCTGCTTTAGGAGGAAACTTAAAAATAATGGTTTCTGGTAGTGCTGCATTACAACCGAGATTAGCAAGAGTTTTTGCGGCAGCTGGAATGCCCGTAATGGAAGGATACGGTTTAACCGAAACATCTCCTGTAATCTCTGTGAATGATCTTCGTAATGGCGGATTCAAGATTGGAACTGTTGGACGTATAATAGATGGCGTGGAAGTTAAGATTTCTGAACAAGATGAAGTTTTAGTGAAAGGACCTAATATTATGATGGGCTATTACAAAGACCCTGAAAAAACTTCACAGGTAATAAAAGATGGATATTTTCACACGGGTGATAAAGGTAAAGTGGAAAATGGTTTCTTAAGCATCACAGGACGTATCAAAGAAATGTTTAAAACATCTGGAGGTAAATATGTAATTCCTACATTGCTCGAAGACAAATTGAAGCAATCTCGTTTTATCGAGCAAGTTATGGTAGTTGGTGAAGGTGAAAAAATGCCTACAGCACTTATCCAACCAAGTTTTGATTTCATTGCAGAATGGGCTCGAAGAAATGATATTGACTTCTCTGATGCTAAAAAATTAGTAAGTAACGAAAAGGTTATCGCTAGACTTCAAGAGGAGGTTGATGACTGTAATTGTAACTTTGGAAAATGGGAACAAATTAAGCGCTTTGAATTAACTCCAGAGGAATGGACTATTGATAGTGGTCACCTAACTCCGACCATGAAGATGAAACGTCAAATTATTAAAGATATTTATACTGATCTGTACGAGAAAATGTACGACAGAGCTTAA